gagccggcgaAGCGGCGCTGCTGGTGATACGCGTCCATGGAGGCGGAGATGCTGGCTTGGGGGAGAAAGTGCGAGCTACGCGGCGGCGGAGTTTTCCtcttctccccctctctctctcgtcgACGGGTCGGCTCAGGTTTTTGTTGCTTCTACACACAGTTTGGGCTTTTTGAGCAATCTAGTAGTGTGTGGGCGAGCAAGCTTCTTGGGCTAACAAAAACGGCCCGGCCCAGTTGCAAACGAAGAGGTTTTGTGCAAGTTTGTTTAAACGAGCTGTTCAATGTTCCATGCGTAGTACGGCAGTAGTATCAATAATCCTGTTCAGTGGATAAATTCCCCTATccgtaaggccttgtttagttcctccAAAATatcaactttggcactatgcaaaaagaagattccccatcacatcaaacttgcggtacatgcatggagtactgaatgtagacgaaatcaaaaactaattgcacagttttgttgtactttgcgagacgaatcttttgagcctaattagtcaatatttggataataattcataaatacaaacgaaatgctacggTTGCGCTACAataattttggttgtccaaagttgGGGAACTGAACAAGGCCAAGTCGAGAAATCATCCTTACGAAAATAGTCCACAATATAATTTTGTCCAACTACCAAACTGGCCATCAATCGAACAGTCCGCTTgttctctctctcaaaaaaaggaACAGTCCGTTAAGACTACAACAAACTAATTCAACAGCAACATCCAACAGTCCGTTAACTGGAGTATGTTTGCATCGACCACCAAAATATGTACATACCACGAGACCATAACAAAATACCGAAAGAAGCCAGAAATATCTCAACACCCGTCTCTGGGTAGTCTCTGCACGCAAACTCCTACATACAATCTCTAACCCATAAAGCACTAATCTGTCTTCAAACAGTCCAATTGGCACCAGCTTAAAAGTTTAATTAGTTTGGCTTCCATCTAAGATTAGCAGTGACTCCCCAAGAAGTTTTTGcgcttcctctctcctcctgaAATAAGAAAATACTCAGGTTTGTCAAAAGGCTAGCATTTGTGCAGTCGCAATTTAGAATGGAACCAGAAGACGATGGTTACTCATGAAAATAAAGCAAGCATACATGGCTTTTATAGAATAGCAACGTgctctacaattttttttatcaaaactATTAGTTAACTATATTTTGAACTACACCATATATTTTGGACTGGAGCAGCAAACAGTAGTTAAATGGACCTTCTGATATTGCAACGGGTAACAATAGTCTGCTTCTTCTTTATTATGCCAAAGTTGTAATGTAGTGATAAACGGAAAAGGAACACAAAAGAACTTTGCAACATGTGTGAACAATAAGGAAGCATCTCTGGACACAATTCATTTTCCCAACTCTAATtaagaatatagaaaaattgaAAAACGTATATGACAGCTGCAGCGTATAGTAGAGCATTGTGGGGGATTAACTAGCAGAGTCAAACTAATAATAATACTggtgcattcttttttttgaaagaggCATTGGCGAAAGCTCAAAGGTCTAACCTTAAAATTTCTATAAATCATGTCAAATGAAAATTCTAACTTATGCAGCCGAACCAAAGAAAGAATAGTTGCTAATTCTAACTTATGCAGCCGAACTAAAGAAAGACTAGTTGCTTACTGTTTTATATCTTCGATTGCTTGCTTGCGGCGCTGAATTTGGCTCTCAAGCATGTGAATCAATGTGGCTCTTGCCTAAAAGATATTAAAGAATCTAAGTACATTTTTTAGAATGGAAGAAAAATATACACATGGAAGTAAAACTGAGGCTCACACCTGATGAGGTCGTAGGGAATTGAGAAGATGGTGTAAGTTACTGAATATAAGTGAAATATCTTCTACCCTGCGAGCATACTGAGATGGTCTCTCCACTAAAATATCTGCCAGCTCCAAAATATGCAGCTGAAGCTCTCTGTTGAGGGTCCTTAGCTCCTTTTTGAAGTCTAAAATTTAATCAATTTTCCAAAGATACAAGTTATTCAGTCCTCAAACAGTAGGAGCAACTTATTTGGTATATAAAATTTCCAACTAATTTATGCTTATAAACACTTGTAACctaatatttaaaaaaaatcacaaacaTTTGATACAAATATGCGTATGCAGATAAAAAGATACCAATattggggctgtttggataaAGCTGACGGAGATTATGACTTTCCAAGCTTGGCAGCAACTCATTTGTCTAGACCATAGAGGCACATCACAGTCAGAGTAGCACAACCAATAACTGAGTAGCATGAAAGGTAAATAAGCAACATACTTTGCGATCAGTGCCAAAGGTTGTATATATTTGATCAAttggcggtggaggtggaggttcTGGTGCGGATGAGGGATCCTGCTCGTAGTCCTTGTAAAGTCGGTaaaatggaggaggaggagggtatGCTGATGTGGCCATTGCCACCATGCTGCACATAACCAGatattgaatcaataaaatttCTGGCTCTAGTTTATTTAACCTCAATGGATCAAATGTAACTTTAAGATATGATTCATGAGTGAAATATAGGAGAAAAAAACATTTTCTCGCTACTGTCAATAATTCTCAAATTTATAGTGACTAAGATAAGTATGTTCAAATTCTCAGGCTACTCAACTTTATAATTGCAGTTCAAGCACCATAcattacaaaagaaaaatactttAGACTCAGAAACCTTTCTAACTTGATTAGTCAAAACTGCACCGCATGGTGAGCATACTCCAATTACTATTAATTTATCCAAGCAAACCAACACAAATGCAAAGGCAACTTGCATGATCTAAGACATCACCTGTGACTATTTACCccatcaatatacaacacaaaTGAGATCGTCATTTCTTTCTAAGACATATAAAATCTCAACAAGAATCATCAAGCAATCACAATCTCGAAACACAATAGTTCCACCCGAACACTTCACAGCAACCACCAAATGACCAAACAATAATTTCAGCAACTAACAATGTACAAAGGAAATGAGAGGATCACTTCCTAAAAAATTTAAGTTTCAGTTCTAACAATCACACACTACAATCTCGGAACATAACGTAATGTCCAAATAGTTCATAGTACTTCCCCAACCAGGATATCATTACAGGCACAGAACATTTGAGCAACTAGCAATCCAGAGATGAATGAGACGGAGGCTTGGGGGGtagggggtgggggggggggacccTGCTCTCTCTCAGCTGTAACAGGGGATCACCTGCTCGCTTCCCTTAGCTCCCGCACCGTGGGGAAGGGGAAGCGCCACAGCCGCTGCCGCTGATAGGACCGTGGGTAGCTGCGATACAGTGAGAGATTTCGATGCAGCAAATTAAAGGACTCCCTGGATTTCATTAATAATTAGTTTAGTCAATAGCTGAGTTCGAGATTCAAAAAAAACTAACATGAAACAAAAACCTCACTGGCTAACCAGATGCAGCCGTCCTGCTAAACCATCATGACATGGCATGACAGAAGAGACCCTCTCAAACCGAAACATGGAAAATTGATTCAGATGACTTATCATGGTTCCAAAGAAACTAACATTTTGTTTGGTGGAGACGCCAAACAAAGGGTGATTGGTTAAATTAAGAAACAAAGAGGTGAAATAAGTACAATTGGCTTATAAGTACCAGGTTGGAGCTTTGGAGGGCATCTCGGATCCTCTAAGACCTAAATAAACACCACATGATAATGGTTGCAACTTGTGAAGTATGGCCTAAGGTAAATTGTAActcaaaaataaacaaaaacgAAAGTTTCCTATCTCTATGCCACATTAGCAAAACAAACCGAACACTTTGTGCACTATGTGGATTGAAGTTCCTATTTCAAAAATCAAAGGGAACTTGGATCCTTGATTCTTCAACAAGAACGAGTTTACTACAGTCTACACGGCCATGAACAATGTTCAGTTCGCCACATAAGAAAATTGTATCCCGGAGTGAGGATCCTTGCAGGGTGAGAAGTCGCTCGATCTAAGGTGAGAACTCAAAGCAATCATCTCCGCATCTCCCTCAAAACAaaaccagcagcagcacgcgGTGCCCCAACCCGACGGAACCGATGGCCGGAGAGATAGAGAGGGCGAGATCGAAGGGCgcggagcagaggaggaggaagtgagCTCACCAGCGGACGGCAGCGTCAGGCCGGCGACGAACCCCAGTTACCCCACGCCGCACCGAGTGGGGAACGGGATGGAAATCGACGGGAACCTGGTGACGATTCTGATCCGTTAAGTCAGTGGATACCGTATATTTCCAATCGGACGGCAGACACAACATAAGCCGAGTTCTTTTACGCTTCCACCCCTCGCCCCAAGTTATTATTCAAAAGGCGACCGGGACCTTCCGCTTCcgcaagaaagaaaaggagggggGAGGAACAGGAGAAGCAAAGCACAAGCACAGACaggaggcggccgccgcagccgcagcaacGACCCCCACAACCTTCCAATCACACGAGCCGACTCCGTCGAGGAGCGGGGCCGCGCGCAGCAGATCCGTGGTCGCCGCTAGGGTTCCGGCGAGATGGACGTGGTGAAGGCCGCGCAGCTGTCGGGGCGGACGCTGGAGCGGGTGGTGGTGCACCCCTTGGTGCTGCTCAGCATCGTCGACCACTACAACCGCGTCGCCCGCGACACCCGCAAGcgcgtcgtcggcgtcctcctcggcaCCTCCTCCCGCGGCTCCGTCGACGTCACCAACTCCTACGCCGGTAAACcacccacccccgccgcctcctttTTTCTGTCCGACTCTAGGGTTTGCGCGGCTCAGGCTTCCGTTGACGGAGGGGGCTGCTGCGCTTGTGCTTTGCCGCTTAGGGTTTCGCGGAATCGGTTGTG
This sequence is a window from Setaria italica strain Yugu1 chromosome III, Setaria_italica_v2.0, whole genome shotgun sequence. Protein-coding genes within it:
- the LOC101773754 gene encoding mediator of RNA polymerase II transcription subunit 7a isoform X2, whose product is MLCLPSDWKYTVSTDLTDQNRHQVPVDFHPVPHSVRRGVTGVRRRPDAAVRCYPRSYQRQRLWRFPFPTVRELREASSMVAMATSAYPPPPPFYRLYKDYEQDPSSAPEPPPPPPIDQIYTTFGTDRKTNELLPSLESHNLRQLYPNSPNIDFKKELRTLNRELQLHILELADILVERPSQYARRVEDISLIFSNLHHLLNSLRPHQARATLIHMLESQIQRRKQAIEDIKQRREEAQKLLGESLLILDGSQTN
- the LOC101773754 gene encoding mediator of RNA polymerase II transcription subunit 7a isoform X1 codes for the protein MLCLPSDWKYTVSTDLTDQNRHQVPVDFHPVPHSVRRGVTGVRRRPDAAVRWESFNLLHRNLSLYRSYPRSYQRQRLWRFPFPTVRELREASSMVAMATSAYPPPPPFYRLYKDYEQDPSSAPEPPPPPPIDQIYTTFGTDRKTNELLPSLESHNLRQLYPNSPNIDFKKELRTLNRELQLHILELADILVERPSQYARRVEDISLIFSNLHHLLNSLRPHQARATLIHMLESQIQRRKQAIEDIKQRREEAQKLLGESLLILDGSQTN
- the LOC101773754 gene encoding mediator of RNA polymerase II transcription subunit 7a isoform X3; the protein is MISHLNQFSMFRFERVSSVMPCHDGLAGRLHLVSQESFNLLHRNLSLYRSYPRSYQRQRLWRFPFPTVRELREASSMVAMATSAYPPPPPFYRLYKDYEQDPSSAPEPPPPPPIDQIYTTFGTDRKTNELLPSLESHNLRQLYPNSPNIDFKKELRTLNRELQLHILELADILVERPSQYARRVEDISLIFSNLHHLLNSLRPHQARATLIHMLESQIQRRKQAIEDIKQRREEAQKLLGESLLILDGSQTN